A section of the Pseudorasbora parva isolate DD20220531a chromosome 2, ASM2467924v1, whole genome shotgun sequence genome encodes:
- the slc25a17l gene encoding peroxisomal membrane protein PMP34 has protein sequence MSDSSRSVGLLSYETLVHAVAGAMGSVTAMTVFFPLDTARIRLQVDENRKSQSTPIILKEIAMEEGILSLYRGWFPVISSLCCSNFVYFYTFNTLKRVMVSDRSKPAKDLLMGFISGAVNVLLTTPMWVVNTRLKLQGAKFRNEELHQTHYKGIFDAFSQIIASEGVGTLWNGTLPSLVLVFNPAVQFMFYEAMKRKAGRGGRKISSLEIFLIGAIAKAIATSATYPLQTVQAILRFGQYKSDGKGGLVGSLRNVVSLLMDRIKRHGLLGLYKGLEAKLLQTVLTAALMFVVYEKITAATFKLMGLQKKLKH, from the exons ATGTCAGACAGCAGCAGATCAGTCGGCCTGCTGTCATATGAGACACTAGTGCACGCGGTGGCAGGTGCAATG GGCAGTGTGACAGCAATGACAGTGTTTTTCCCTCTGGACACAGCCAGGATCAGACTTCAGG TGGATGAGAACCGGAAGTCCCAGTCCACCCCCATCATTCTGAAGGAGATTGCGATGGAGGAAGGCAT ATTGTCTCTGTATCGAGGGTGGTTTCCGGTCATTTCTAGCCTGTGCTGCTCTAACTTTGTCTACTTCTACACGTTCAACACACTGAAGAGAGTGATGGTCTCGGACCGGTCCAAGCCTGCCAAAGATTTGCTCATGGGCTTCATATCAG GCGCTGTCAATGTGCTCCTGACCACGCCCATGTGGGTGGTGAACACACGACTGAAGCTTCAGGGGGCAAAGTTCAGGAACGAAGAGCTCCATCAGACCCACTATAAGGGCATATTTG ACGCCTTCTCCCAGATAATAGCCAGCGAGGGAGTGGGAACGCTGTGGAACGGGACGCTACCGTCTCTAGTGCTGGTGTTCAACCCTGCTGTGCAGTTCATGTTCTACGAGGCTATGAAACGAAAAGCAGGACGTGGAGGCAGGAAG ATATCATCACTTGAGATCTTTCTCATTGGTGCCATCGCTAAAGCTATTGCAACATCTGCAACGTATCCTCTGCAAACGGTTCAGGCCATTCTGAGG TTTGGCCAGTATAAATCCGATGGTAAAGGGGGTCTAGTGGGCAGCCTGAGGAACGTGGTTTCTTTGCTAATGGACCGAATCAA GAGACACGGGCTGCTGGGTTTATATAAAGGCCTGGAGGCCAAGCTGCTGCAGACGGTGCTGACGGCGGCCCTCATGTTTGTGGTGTACGAGAAGATCACTGCTGCCACCTTCAAACTCATGGGACTCCAGAAGAAACTCAAGCACTGA